One part of the Chryseobacterium sp. 7 genome encodes these proteins:
- a CDS encoding methylmalonyl-CoA mutase family protein, with product MSNTDILSNWENLVKKQLKTEDIYPVLEKQNLEGVEVKPFYTEVQKPLSNLPRVEESTHLVARYHESLEDEVFAFVLDQNVENLDQKTIFVNSKELAGHISPKEEDQYFSLIDVFNEKEGSIDDQLVKELLAKEFKRSICIDISLHQNAGAAIYQQLGIALAKTKELIETYGAEILSKLIFRIAVGGSYFFEMAKLRAFKIVFNQLSKEYGLDEVPYIFAETSLRNKAVSDNENNLIRSTLELASAMIGGADAVFSNNYLVDRSTDNSEEISFKQQIVLAYESIINVFEDASNGSYYVEDITRQFAEKAWDLLVEIEEAGGYLELLKQGIVQKKIYDHAIEEQQWIEEGKIKLIGVNLYPKLDVKKSIEDLYNEKEIKAVRWAEMFE from the coding sequence ATGTCAAATACAGATATACTTTCAAACTGGGAAAATTTAGTTAAAAAACAGCTTAAAACAGAAGATATTTACCCTGTTTTAGAAAAACAAAACCTGGAAGGAGTAGAGGTAAAGCCTTTTTATACAGAAGTTCAGAAACCTTTGTCAAACCTTCCCAGAGTTGAAGAAAGCACCCATTTGGTAGCTAGATACCATGAAAGTCTGGAAGATGAAGTATTTGCATTTGTTCTTGATCAGAATGTAGAAAATCTTGATCAGAAAACCATTTTTGTTAATAGCAAAGAGCTTGCAGGGCACATTAGTCCTAAAGAAGAAGATCAGTATTTTTCTTTGATAGATGTTTTTAATGAAAAAGAAGGAAGCATTGATGATCAGCTGGTAAAAGAATTGCTGGCGAAAGAATTTAAAAGGAGCATTTGTATAGATATTTCCTTGCATCAGAATGCTGGTGCTGCTATTTATCAACAGCTGGGTATTGCTTTGGCAAAAACTAAGGAATTGATAGAGACATATGGAGCTGAAATTTTAAGTAAACTGATTTTCAGAATAGCCGTAGGAGGAAGTTATTTCTTTGAAATGGCCAAACTGAGAGCATTTAAAATCGTTTTTAACCAACTTTCTAAAGAATACGGACTGGATGAAGTTCCATACATTTTTGCAGAGACTTCATTGCGAAATAAAGCTGTTTCTGATAACGAAAACAACCTGATCCGTTCCACGCTGGAACTTGCTTCTGCAATGATTGGAGGTGCTGATGCCGTATTTTCCAATAATTATCTTGTAGACAGAAGTACGGATAACTCAGAGGAAATCTCTTTCAAACAGCAGATTGTTCTGGCTTACGAAAGTATTATTAATGTATTTGAAGACGCTTCCAACGGAAGTTATTATGTAGAAGACATTACCCGTCAGTTTGCAGAAAAAGCATGGGATTTATTGGTGGAAATAGAAGAAGCTGGAGGATATCTTGAGCTTTTGAAACAGGGAATTGTTCAGAAAAAGATCTACGATCATGCTATTGAAGAGCAGCAATGGATTGAAGAAGGAAAAATAAAGCTGATAGGAGTCAATTTATATCCAAAATTAGACGTTAAAAAGTCTATTGAAGATCTTTACAACGAAAAAGAAATAAAAGCCGTTCGTTGGGCAGAAATGTTTGAATAA
- a CDS encoding ATP-dependent Clp protease adaptor ClpS: MSFYNSIKDYENPKRQYEEEVLVLDDTDEVYKLVLHNDDVHTFDYVIDCLIEICKHTLEQAEQCTILVHYKGKCTVKTGSMDVLKPMHEKLISRELTSEIV, from the coding sequence ATGAGTTTTTATAACAGCATAAAAGACTACGAAAATCCAAAACGTCAGTATGAGGAAGAAGTCCTTGTCCTGGATGATACAGATGAAGTTTATAAACTGGTATTGCATAATGATGATGTTCATACATTTGATTACGTAATAGACTGCCTGATCGAAATATGCAAGCATACGCTGGAACAGGCTGAGCAATGCACTATTTTGGTTCATTACAAAGGCAAGTGTACCGTAAAAACTGGCTCAATGGATGTTTTGAAGCCCATGCATGAAAAATTAATTTCGCGTGAATTAACAAGCGAAATCGTATAA
- a CDS encoding hemolysin family protein, with the protein MDSDIVRLLLALFLVLLNGFFVAAEFSIVKVRYSQIQLKAAEGNSMAKQAEHIIKHLDEYLSATQLGITLASLALGWVGESALHHVVESLFHSFNIDLTQTTITTISVVTSFVLITIMHIVFGELIPKSIAIRKSEATTMATAVPLRVFYIIFKPFIWLMNSMSNGFLRLVKIHPASEQEIHSTEELQLLVKQSADSGEIEEENYEIIKNAFDFTDHSAKQIMVPRQNITSIDFEEDVNDIINKIMDSGYSRIPVYIDSIDNIIGIFYTKEIIREFVKRKGDLDHEDLKDLMRDAFFVVESKKVSDLLKTFQLKKQHIAIVIDEFGGTEGIITLEDILEELVGEIQDEEDDEEKIVDKIADNTYWVQATQPLDEINEFLPRRLPLSEESEYNSLAGFILYELEEIPEENQEFDLENYHFKILKMNNKSVELVELVYQEPNAIDNLADKIGEV; encoded by the coding sequence ATGGACTCGGACATAGTCAGGCTTTTGCTGGCCTTATTTCTTGTTTTACTTAATGGCTTTTTCGTAGCCGCAGAATTTTCAATTGTTAAAGTTCGTTACTCACAAATTCAGTTAAAAGCCGCAGAAGGAAACTCTATGGCAAAACAGGCAGAACATATCATCAAGCATCTTGATGAATATCTTTCCGCCACACAATTAGGAATTACATTGGCATCTCTTGCCCTAGGTTGGGTAGGAGAAAGTGCTTTGCACCACGTGGTTGAAAGCCTCTTTCATTCATTTAATATAGACTTGACCCAAACAACGATTACGACAATTTCAGTGGTAACCAGTTTTGTGTTAATTACCATTATGCACATCGTATTCGGTGAGCTTATTCCAAAATCAATCGCGATCAGAAAATCTGAAGCAACTACAATGGCAACTGCAGTTCCGTTGAGAGTTTTTTATATAATTTTTAAGCCGTTTATATGGTTGATGAATTCGATGTCAAACGGTTTTCTTAGACTGGTTAAAATTCACCCCGCTTCCGAACAGGAAATTCACTCTACGGAAGAACTTCAGCTTTTGGTAAAACAAAGTGCAGACAGCGGTGAGATTGAAGAAGAAAACTATGAGATCATCAAAAATGCATTTGATTTTACAGATCACTCTGCCAAGCAGATCATGGTTCCAAGACAGAATATTACTTCTATAGACTTTGAAGAAGATGTCAACGATATTATCAACAAAATTATGGACAGCGGTTACTCCCGTATTCCTGTTTACATTGACTCTATTGACAATATAATCGGAATTTTCTACACAAAGGAAATTATAAGAGAATTTGTGAAGAGAAAAGGAGATCTGGATCACGAAGACCTTAAAGATTTAATGCGTGATGCATTTTTCGTGGTAGAAAGTAAAAAAGTGTCAGACTTACTGAAAACGTTCCAGCTTAAAAAACAACATATTGCCATTGTTATTGATGAATTTGGAGGAACTGAAGGAATTATTACCCTGGAAGATATTCTTGAGGAGCTTGTAGGAGAAATTCAGGATGAAGAAGATGATGAAGAAAAAATAGTTGATAAAATAGCTGATAATACCTATTGGGTACAGGCTACACAGCCTTTGGACGAAATCAATGAGTTCCTGCCTAGAAGGCTACCTCTTTCTGAAGAAAGCGAATACAATTCATTAGCCGGATTTATTCTTTATGAATTGGAAGAAATTCCTGAAGAAAACCAGGAGTTTGATCTTGAAAATTATCACTTCAAGATTCTGAAAATGAATAATAAGAGTGTAGAACTGGTGGAGCTGGTATATCAGGAACCCAATGCTATTGATAATTTAGCAGATAAAATTGGAGAAGTTTAA
- the udk gene encoding uridine kinase translates to MLVIGIAGGTGSGKTTVVDKILQQLDIEGMNILSQDNYYHDNQGLTLTEREALNYDHPKSIDFDLLIKHVKALKNNESIEQPIYSFVTHSRTGDHVTVEPKNVLVVEGILVLTNKELLKEFDLKVFVHADSDERLIRRIRRDTQERGRDLSEVLHRYQTTLKPMHQEFIEPSKNDADLIIPNMKQNSVAIDFLTTVIKNSLKKH, encoded by the coding sequence ATGCTTGTAATAGGAATTGCCGGTGGTACAGGATCCGGCAAAACTACAGTTGTTGATAAGATACTTCAGCAGCTTGATATTGAGGGAATGAATATCCTCTCTCAGGATAATTATTATCACGACAACCAAGGTCTTACACTCACGGAAAGAGAAGCTTTAAACTATGACCATCCGAAATCCATAGACTTTGACTTACTGATAAAACATGTAAAAGCTTTAAAAAATAATGAGTCTATTGAACAGCCTATTTATAGCTTTGTTACCCATTCCAGAACAGGAGATCATGTCACTGTAGAACCTAAAAACGTATTGGTAGTAGAAGGAATTCTTGTTCTTACCAACAAAGAATTGCTGAAAGAATTTGATTTGAAAGTATTTGTTCATGCAGATTCTGATGAAAGACTGATCAGGAGGATCAGAAGAGATACCCAGGAAAGGGGAAGAGATTTGAGCGAAGTATTACACCGTTATCAGACTACATTAAAACCAATGCATCAGGAATTCATCGAGCCGTCTAAAAATGATGCCGATCTTATTATCCCCAATATGAAGCAGAATTCCGTAGCCATTGATTTTTTAACTACTGTTATTAAAAATTCGTTGAAAAAACACTAA
- a CDS encoding FtsB family cell division protein, whose protein sequence is MEENNLIKDIQPKSETFKLIQKYVLNKYTITICLFLVWMIFFDKTSFLVINELNGEIHKYEDQLDYYKKEYEKNDAFYKKLMNNKSEKEKYARENYFMKKPNEEIFILVVDSTKVAKK, encoded by the coding sequence ATGGAAGAAAATAACCTTATCAAAGACATTCAGCCGAAATCTGAAACATTCAAACTTATCCAGAAATATGTTTTGAACAAGTATACCATTACGATCTGTCTGTTTTTGGTATGGATGATTTTTTTCGATAAAACCTCATTTCTTGTAATTAATGAACTGAATGGCGAGATTCATAAATATGAAGACCAGCTGGATTATTATAAAAAAGAATATGAGAAAAATGATGCTTTTTATAAAAAACTGATGAACAACAAGTCAGAAAAAGAAAAGTATGCAAGAGAAAATTATTTTATGAAAAAACCGAATGAAGAGATCTTCATTTTGGTGGTAGACAGCACAAAAGTGGCTAAGAAATAA
- a CDS encoding dipeptidase: protein MQETLNYINENKQRFVDELFELLRIPSISADPAYKDDVLKCADVVAAHLKNAGADHVEVCQTKGYPIVFGEKILDKNLPTVLVYGHYDVQPADPLELWTKPPFEPYIEKTELHPEGAIFARGSADDKGQFFMHLKAFEAMMKTNALPCNVKFILEGEEEVGSVSLGDWVNENKEKLACDCILISDTHIYSNEQPTVTTGLRGLSYVEVEVEGPNRDLHSGLYGGAVPNPIHVLSRMIANLIDENGHITIDGFYDNVEAVSDAERAEMNKLKDNPEEFKKSIGLSNIEGEKGYTTLERTSIRPTLDCNGIWGGYTGEGAKTVIPSKAFAKISMRLVPYQTPQEITEKFTKYFEKMAPDTVKVKVTPHHGGMPYVLPTDTKEFAAAKQAMESAFGKEVLPYRGGGSIPITAMFEQILGAKSVLMGFGLDSDAIHSPNEHYGLFNFYKGIESIPMFFENYSK, encoded by the coding sequence ATGCAAGAGACATTAAATTACATTAACGAAAACAAACAGCGTTTCGTGGATGAATTATTTGAGTTATTGAGAATTCCTTCTATTTCTGCAGATCCGGCGTATAAAGATGACGTTTTGAAATGTGCAGATGTAGTGGCTGCACACCTTAAGAATGCAGGAGCTGATCATGTGGAAGTTTGCCAGACAAAAGGATATCCAATTGTTTTCGGGGAAAAGATTTTAGATAAAAATTTACCTACAGTATTGGTATATGGGCATTATGATGTTCAGCCGGCAGATCCATTGGAATTATGGACAAAGCCGCCTTTTGAGCCTTACATTGAGAAAACTGAACTACACCCGGAAGGAGCCATCTTCGCAAGAGGTTCTGCGGATGATAAAGGACAGTTTTTCATGCATCTGAAGGCTTTTGAAGCCATGATGAAAACCAATGCTCTTCCTTGCAATGTTAAATTTATCTTAGAAGGAGAAGAAGAAGTAGGATCTGTAAGCTTAGGAGACTGGGTAAATGAAAATAAAGAGAAGCTAGCTTGCGACTGTATCCTGATTTCCGATACCCATATCTACAGCAACGAACAACCTACTGTTACAACAGGATTAAGAGGTTTAAGCTATGTAGAAGTAGAAGTGGAAGGACCAAACAGAGACTTACACTCAGGGCTTTATGGCGGAGCAGTACCGAACCCTATTCACGTTCTTTCAAGAATGATTGCCAACCTGATTGATGAAAACGGGCACATTACCATTGACGGATTCTACGACAACGTAGAAGCAGTTTCAGACGCAGAAAGAGCTGAAATGAACAAATTGAAAGACAATCCTGAAGAATTCAAAAAATCAATCGGATTAAGCAATATTGAAGGAGAAAAAGGATATACAACGTTAGAAAGAACATCTATCCGTCCTACTTTAGACTGCAACGGAATCTGGGGCGGTTATACAGGAGAAGGGGCGAAAACAGTAATTCCTTCAAAAGCTTTTGCTAAAATTTCTATGCGTTTGGTTCCTTACCAGACTCCACAGGAGATTACAGAAAAGTTCACGAAATATTTCGAGAAAATGGCTCCAGATACTGTAAAAGTAAAAGTAACCCCTCACCATGGAGGTATGCCTTACGTTCTGCCAACAGACACGAAAGAATTTGCTGCTGCAAAACAAGCAATGGAATCTGCATTCGGAAAAGAAGTTCTTCCGTACAGAGGAGGAGGAAGTATTCCGATTACTGCCATGTTTGAGCAGATTTTAGGAGCTAAGTCTGTATTGATGGGCTTTGGGTTGGATTCTGATGCAATCCACTCTCCAAACGAGCATTATGGATTATTTAATTTCTATAAAGGAATTGAAAGTATCCCAATGTTTTTTGAAAATTATTCAAAGTAA
- a CDS encoding SDR family oxidoreductase produces the protein MSENKTAYITGGTKGIGFGIAKILLENGISVAFSGRKREDVMKAEEELKQYSENVLGIVSDVRSLESEQEAVKYTVEKFGRLDYIIANAGLGIFKPVDELTAEEWNDMIETNLTGVFYTLKASVEELKKTEGYYITISSLAGANFFENGTGYNASKFGVVGFTQAAMIDLRKYNIKSTVIMPGSVATHFNGNIPSEKDNWKIQPEDMGNLILDILKMNPRVLPSKIEFRATKPAK, from the coding sequence ATGTCAGAAAATAAAACAGCTTATATAACAGGAGGAACCAAAGGTATCGGTTTCGGGATTGCGAAGATTTTACTTGAAAATGGAATCTCAGTAGCATTTTCGGGAAGAAAAAGAGAAGATGTGATGAAGGCAGAAGAAGAACTTAAGCAATATTCAGAAAATGTGCTAGGGATTGTTTCCGATGTAAGAAGTCTGGAAAGCGAGCAGGAAGCTGTGAAATATACAGTAGAAAAATTCGGAAGACTGGATTATATTATTGCGAATGCCGGGCTGGGTATTTTTAAGCCCGTAGACGAACTGACGGCAGAAGAGTGGAATGATATGATAGAAACCAATCTTACCGGTGTTTTTTATACCTTAAAAGCTTCTGTAGAAGAACTGAAAAAGACAGAAGGATACTATATTACCATTTCCAGTCTGGCAGGTGCCAATTTCTTTGAAAACGGAACAGGGTATAACGCTTCAAAATTCGGTGTGGTAGGGTTTACACAGGCTGCCATGATTGATTTAAGAAAATACAATATCAAATCTACAGTGATTATGCCGGGATCGGTAGCTACTCATTTTAATGGAAATATTCCGTCTGAAAAGGATAATTGGAAGATCCAGCCCGAAGATATGGGGAATCTTATATTGGATATTTTGAAGATGAATCCAAGAGTTTTGCCAAGTAAAATAGAGTTTAGGGCAACAAAACCAGCCAAGTAA
- a CDS encoding class I SAM-dependent methyltransferase — MHSLLLKKSPFPEVSMQEIVQQIKGKQVAERKFPFLLKEGILFPPQLNLEQSSSEKTALYKSEILKGKTFIDLTSGFGIDAYYLSQNFDNITLVEQNTELLKIVENNWNILGREAKFMNLKLENFLETNQEHFDVIYLDPARRDQQKNKVFLLEDLSPDILEIQEKLRSISDLVVIKLSPLIDLKYLVSVLPGISRIDIIALKNDVKEVVVFLSNENMEGITCNCVNLETEEAVFTFRFGEEETAESEYSEPQKYIYIPNHSILKAGVFNLISQKFGLKKLHPNSHLYTSAEKNENFPGRILEMEVIDSKSIKKKEQFNVISKNYPLKPEEIKKKYGLKDGGEHYLIFTQSKKGKIILKSV, encoded by the coding sequence ATGCACTCATTGTTATTAAAAAAATCACCATTTCCAGAGGTTTCTATGCAGGAAATTGTACAGCAGATCAAAGGAAAACAGGTAGCAGAGAGAAAATTTCCATTTCTGTTGAAGGAAGGCATTCTTTTCCCGCCACAGCTTAATCTGGAACAGTCATCATCAGAAAAAACAGCCCTATATAAATCCGAAATTCTGAAAGGAAAAACATTTATTGACCTTACAAGTGGTTTTGGTATTGATGCCTATTATCTGTCTCAAAACTTTGACAATATCACTTTGGTAGAACAGAATACCGAACTTTTAAAGATCGTTGAAAATAACTGGAATATCTTAGGTCGTGAGGCAAAGTTCATGAACCTTAAGCTTGAAAATTTTTTGGAGACAAATCAGGAACACTTTGATGTTATTTATCTTGATCCGGCCAGAAGAGACCAGCAAAAAAACAAAGTTTTTCTTTTAGAAGACCTGTCTCCTGATATTCTCGAAATTCAGGAAAAATTACGCTCTATTTCTGATCTTGTGGTCATAAAGCTTTCCCCGCTTATTGATCTTAAGTATCTTGTTTCAGTATTGCCCGGTATCTCAAGGATTGATATTATTGCTCTGAAAAATGACGTAAAGGAAGTTGTAGTCTTTTTATCCAACGAAAATATGGAAGGAATTACCTGCAACTGTGTGAACCTTGAAACTGAAGAAGCGGTCTTTACATTTAGATTTGGGGAGGAAGAAACTGCGGAATCAGAATATTCTGAACCGCAAAAATACATTTACATTCCCAATCACTCCATCTTGAAAGCAGGAGTCTTTAATTTAATTTCTCAAAAATTCGGATTGAAAAAGCTTCATCCGAACAGTCATTTGTATACTTCAGCTGAGAAAAATGAAAACTTTCCCGGAAGAATTTTAGAAATGGAAGTTATTGATTCTAAAAGCATTAAAAAGAAAGAACAGTTCAATGTCATTTCAAAAAATTACCCTTTAAAACCGGAAGAAATCAAAAAGAAATACGGGCTGAAAGATGGAGGAGAGCACTACCTTATTTTTACACAATCCAAAAAAGGGAAAATTATTTTAAAATCAGTATAA
- the atpG gene encoding ATP synthase F1 subunit gamma gives MANLKEIRGRITSISSTMQITRAMKMVSAAKLKKAQDAIVMLRPYSEKLQELIQNVNSSSDPDQISVYAQKREVKRVLFIAVTSNRGLAGAFNSSIVKELNLQFQNNAQYEIEVLPVGKKVYDAVRKNRSVYTNGSSVYDNLSFDAVAHIAEGVMASFREGKFDEVYVIYNKFVNAATQEVTTEQLLPISMPENTEPQVETDYIFEPNRTEILDNLIPKSIKTQVFKAILDSVASEHGARMTAMHKATDNAEALRNDLKIFYNKARQAAITNEILEIVSGAEALKNS, from the coding sequence ATGGCAAACTTAAAAGAAATACGAGGCAGAATTACGTCAATTTCGTCTACGATGCAGATTACACGTGCTATGAAGATGGTTTCCGCAGCGAAACTTAAAAAAGCACAGGATGCAATCGTAATGTTAAGACCTTATTCTGAAAAATTACAGGAGCTTATCCAGAATGTGAATTCTAGCTCTGATCCTGATCAGATTTCTGTATATGCTCAGAAAAGAGAGGTTAAAAGAGTACTATTCATCGCTGTTACTTCAAACAGAGGTCTTGCGGGAGCTTTTAACTCTTCTATCGTAAAAGAGCTTAACCTTCAGTTCCAGAACAATGCTCAATACGAGATTGAAGTTCTTCCTGTAGGTAAAAAAGTATATGATGCTGTAAGAAAAAACCGTTCGGTATATACTAACGGAAGTTCTGTTTATGATAATCTGAGCTTTGATGCAGTTGCTCATATCGCTGAAGGTGTAATGGCAAGTTTCAGAGAAGGTAAATTTGACGAAGTTTATGTGATCTATAACAAATTCGTTAATGCTGCTACTCAGGAAGTAACTACAGAACAGCTTCTTCCCATCTCAATGCCGGAAAACACTGAGCCACAGGTTGAAACAGATTATATCTTTGAACCTAACAGAACTGAGATCCTGGATAATTTGATTCCTAAGTCTATTAAAACTCAGGTTTTCAAAGCAATATTAGATTCAGTAGCATCTGAGCACGGAGCGAGAATGACAGCAATGCACAAAGCAACCGATAATGCAGAAGCTTTGAGAAATGATCTTAAGATCTTCTACAACAAAGCAAGACAGGCTGCCATTACCAACGAAATCCTGGAAATTGTTTCCGGAGCAGAAGCTTTGAAAAATTCGTAA
- a CDS encoding GxxExxY protein — translation MKENEISFYIRKSIFSVYNELGPGLLEKVYERVLAYELENNGLRVQTQVSMNIKFKDVFIDSSFIADIIVEDKVIIEVKAVTEISNIHHQQLLTYLKLTNLKLGILVNFNTDYIDKSIFRKINGKLD, via the coding sequence ATGAAAGAAAATGAGATAAGTTTTTACATCAGAAAATCTATATTTTCTGTTTACAATGAACTAGGTCCGGGTCTTTTGGAGAAAGTTTACGAAAGAGTCTTAGCTTATGAACTGGAAAATAATGGTTTAAGAGTACAAACCCAAGTTTCAATGAATATTAAATTTAAAGATGTATTTATTGATTCAAGTTTTATAGCAGATATAATTGTTGAAGATAAAGTAATCATTGAAGTTAAAGCAGTTACTGAAATCTCAAATATTCATCATCAGCAATTATTAACATATTTAAAACTAACAAATTTAAAATTAGGGATTTTAGTTAACTTTAATACTGACTATATTGATAAAAGTATTTTTAGAAAGATAAATGGGAAGTTAGACTAA
- a CDS encoding T9SS type A sorting domain-containing protein, producing MKKYYSIAFLLLYMCIFSQQAISFEPSEGFSTGNIHGQAGWISTPTGGVPENITHQIITADKASDGSASLKIVKEATYGTQSEPIIGGFYNLSIPLSYNNFSVSFDINMSQLNGSDFGFQCVNDVDDQYVIRLDFDKTGLMKILNTISGIQDLIAVPSTWLPNTWYRFKIVGTAADVRYYLNENLIYTGIAAGAMNINQLRFVHNNVSGSAYIDNIKINTELQLMDVKDSNLKDMELKFYPNPVEDFINIDSKETKITQVSIVDMTGKSIKTISSGDKKNDAPVNVSELAAGNYILVIDTEKGRFNKKFIKK from the coding sequence ATGAAAAAATACTACTCAATTGCGTTTTTATTGTTGTACATGTGCATTTTTTCACAACAGGCAATATCATTTGAACCTAGTGAAGGTTTCAGTACCGGAAATATTCACGGACAGGCGGGATGGATCAGCACTCCTACAGGCGGTGTGCCGGAAAATATAACGCATCAGATTATTACAGCAGATAAAGCCAGCGATGGAAGTGCTTCCCTTAAAATTGTAAAGGAAGCCACCTACGGAACCCAGTCAGAGCCTATTATCGGAGGATTTTATAATCTTTCAATCCCCCTTTCTTACAACAACTTCTCGGTATCATTTGATATCAATATGTCACAGCTTAACGGTTCTGATTTTGGTTTTCAATGCGTAAATGATGTTGATGATCAGTATGTCATAAGACTGGATTTTGATAAAACAGGGCTGATGAAAATTCTGAATACAATATCAGGAATACAGGATCTGATTGCTGTACCTTCAACATGGCTGCCTAATACCTGGTATAGATTTAAAATTGTTGGAACCGCTGCAGATGTCAGGTATTACCTTAATGAGAATCTGATTTATACAGGCATAGCTGCAGGTGCTATGAATATCAATCAGCTGCGTTTTGTACATAATAATGTATCGGGATCCGCTTATATTGATAATATTAAAATTAATACCGAATTACAACTCATGGATGTAAAAGATTCTAATTTAAAAGATATGGAATTGAAGTTTTACCCAAATCCTGTTGAAGATTTTATCAATATTGATTCAAAAGAGACAAAAATTACCCAAGTAAGTATTGTAGATATGACCGGAAAATCAATCAAAACGATATCATCCGGTGATAAGAAAAATGATGCTCCTGTAAATGTATCAGAACTGGCTGCCGGGAACTATATTCTTGTCATTGACACAGAAAAAGGAAGATTCAATAAGAAATTCATTAAAAAATAA